A genomic region of Zalophus californianus isolate mZalCal1 chromosome 1, mZalCal1.pri.v2, whole genome shotgun sequence contains the following coding sequences:
- the PLS1 gene encoding plastin-1 isoform X3: MENSTTVISREELEELQEAFNKIDIDNSGYVSDYELQDLFKEASLPLPGYKVREIVEKILAVADSNKDGKISFQEFVSLMQELKSKDISRTFRKTINKREGITAIGGTSSISSEGTQHSYAEEEKVAFVNWINKALEDDPDCKHLLPMNPNDGSLFKSLADGILLCKMINLSEPDTIDERAINKKKLTPFTVSENLNLALNSASAIGCTVVNIGAQDLKEGKPHLVLGLLWQIIKVGLLADIEISRNEALIALLNEGEDLEELMKLSPEELLLRWVNYHLTNAGWHTIKNFSQDIKDSRAYFHLLNQIAPKGDRGDERTITIDLSGFNEKNDLKRAGFMLQEADKLGCKQFVTPADVVSGNPKLNLAFVANLFNTYPCLHKPDNDIDMNLLEGESKEERTFRNWMNSLGVNPYINHLYSDLADALVVFQLYEMIRVPVNWSQVNKPPYPALGGNMKKIENCNYAVELGKNKAKFSLVGIAGQDLNEGNSTLTLALVWQLMRRYTLNVLSDLGEGEKVNDEIIIKWVNQTLKSAKKNTSISNFKDKSISTSLPVLDLIDAIAPNAVRQEMIKRDNLSEEDKLNNAKYAISVARKIGARIYALPDDLVEVKPKMVMTVFACLMGKGLNRIK, from the exons ATATTGACAACAGTGGGTATGTTAGTGACTATGAACTTCAGGACTTGTTTAAGGAAGCAAGCCTTCCTCTGCCTGGATACAAGGTGCGCGAGATTGTGGAGAAAATTCTAGCAGTTGCTGACAGCAACAAAGATGGCAAAATCAGTTTTCAAGAGTTTGTGTCA CTGATGCAAGAGTTAAAAAGCAAAGACATCAGCAGGACATTCCGCAAAACAATTAACAAGAGAGAAGGAATTACTGCTATTGGAGGAACTTCATCCATTTCCAGTGAGGGCACACAGCATTCTTATGCAG aggaagaaaaagtggCTTTTGTTAACTGGATCAACAAAGCCCTGGAGGATGACCCTGACTGTAAGCATCTCCTACCCATGAATCCCAATGATGGCAGCCTTTTCAAATCACTTGCAGATGGCATCCTTCTTTG CAAAATGATCAACTTATCTGAACCAGACACAATTGATGAAAGAGCCATTAATAAGAAAAAGCTCACCCCTTTCACTGTTTCT GAAAACTTAAACCTAGCCCTGAATTCTGCCTCAGCCATCGGTTGTACAGTGGTCAACATTGGTGCACAGGATCTTAAAGAAGGAAAACCTCACTTGGTCTTGGGACTTCTCTGGCAGATCATCAAAGTTGGTCTTTTGGCTGATATTGAGATTTCCAGGAACGAAG ctCTAATTGCATTGCTAAATGAAGGTGAGGATCTAGAAGAGCTGATGAAGCTTTCTCCAGAGGAATTACTGCTGCGATGGGTGAACTACCACCTGACCAATGCAGGATGGCACACCATCAAAAACTTCAGCCAAGACATTAAG GATTCAAGAGCCTATTTTCATCTGCTTAATCAGATTGCGCCAAAAGGTGACCGGGGTGATGAACGTACCATTACCATTGACCTTTCAGGATTTAAT gAGAAAAACGACCTGAAGCGTGCTGGATTCATGCTTCAAGAAGCAGATAAACTGGGCTGCAAACAGTTTGTTACTCCTGCAGATGTGGTTTCAGGCAATCCTAAACTTAATTTAGCTTTTGTAGCTAATCTGTTTAACACATACCCGTGCCTACACAAGCCTGATAATGACATCGATATGAATTTACTGGAAG gagagagcaaggaagagagaacatTTCGGAACTGGATGAATTCCCTGGGGGTCAACCCATACATTAATCATTTGTACAG TGACCTTGCAGATGCTTTAGTGGTCTTTCAGCTCTATGAAATGATCCGCGTGCCGGTCAACTGGAGCCAGGTCAACAAACCTCCTTATCCTGCTCTTGGAGGGAACATGAAGAAG ATTGAAAACTGTAACTATGCAGTGGAACTTGGGAAGAATAAGGCTAAATTCTCCTTGGTCGGCATTGCTGGGCAGGACCTAAATGAAGGGAATTCAACACTTACTCTGGCATTGGTATGGCAGCTGATGAGAAG GTACACATTGAATGTGTTATCAGATCTTGGAGAGGGTGAAAAAGTAAATgatgaaattattattaaatggGTCAATCAGACTCttaaaagtgcaaaaaaaaatacttctatatCCAACTTCAAG GACAAATCTATTAGCACTAGTTTACCTGTCCTAGACTTAATAGATGCCATTGCACCAAATGCAGTTCGTCAAGAAATGATCAAGAGAGACAACTTATCTGAGGAGGACAAGCTGAACAATGCTAA ATATGCCATTTCAGTTGCTCGAAAGATCGGTGCCCGGATATATGCCTTACCTGATGACCTCGTAGAAGTGAAACCAAAGATGGTTATGACCGTGTTTGCATGCTTAATGGGAAAGGGactgaacagaataaaataa
- the PLS1 gene encoding plastin-1 isoform X2 codes for MDKRYKDLKVVFSPKMENSTTVISREELEELQEAFNKIDIDNSGYVSDYELQDLFKEASLPLPGYKVREIVEKILAVADSNKDGKISFQEFVSLMQELKSKDISRTFRKTINKREGITAIGGTSSISSEGTQHSYAEEEKVAFVNWINKALEDDPDCKHLLPMNPNDGSLFKSLADGILLCKMINLSEPDTIDERAINKKKLTPFTVSENLNLALNSASAIGCTVVNIGAQDLKEGKPHLVLGLLWQIIKVGLLADIEISRNEALIALLNEGEDLEELMKLSPEELLLRWVNYHLTNAGWHTIKNFSQDIKDSRAYFHLLNQIAPKGDRGDERTITIDLSGFNEKNDLKRAGFMLQEADKLGCKQFVTPADVVSGNPKLNLAFVANLFNTYPCLHKPDNDIDMNLLEGESKEERTFRNWMNSLGVNPYINHLYSDLADALVVFQLYEMIRVPVNWSQVNKPPYPALGGNMKKIENCNYAVELGKNKAKFSLVGIAGQDLNEGNSTLTLALVWQLMRRYTLNVLSDLGEGEKVNDEIIIKWVNQTLKSAKKNTSISNFKDKSISTSLPVLDLIDAIAPNAVRQEMIKRDNLSEEDKLNNAKYAISVARKIGARIYALPDDLVEVKPKMVMTVFACLMGKGLNRIK; via the exons ATATTGACAACAGTGGGTATGTTAGTGACTATGAACTTCAGGACTTGTTTAAGGAAGCAAGCCTTCCTCTGCCTGGATACAAGGTGCGCGAGATTGTGGAGAAAATTCTAGCAGTTGCTGACAGCAACAAAGATGGCAAAATCAGTTTTCAAGAGTTTGTGTCA CTGATGCAAGAGTTAAAAAGCAAAGACATCAGCAGGACATTCCGCAAAACAATTAACAAGAGAGAAGGAATTACTGCTATTGGAGGAACTTCATCCATTTCCAGTGAGGGCACACAGCATTCTTATGCAG aggaagaaaaagtggCTTTTGTTAACTGGATCAACAAAGCCCTGGAGGATGACCCTGACTGTAAGCATCTCCTACCCATGAATCCCAATGATGGCAGCCTTTTCAAATCACTTGCAGATGGCATCCTTCTTTG CAAAATGATCAACTTATCTGAACCAGACACAATTGATGAAAGAGCCATTAATAAGAAAAAGCTCACCCCTTTCACTGTTTCT GAAAACTTAAACCTAGCCCTGAATTCTGCCTCAGCCATCGGTTGTACAGTGGTCAACATTGGTGCACAGGATCTTAAAGAAGGAAAACCTCACTTGGTCTTGGGACTTCTCTGGCAGATCATCAAAGTTGGTCTTTTGGCTGATATTGAGATTTCCAGGAACGAAG ctCTAATTGCATTGCTAAATGAAGGTGAGGATCTAGAAGAGCTGATGAAGCTTTCTCCAGAGGAATTACTGCTGCGATGGGTGAACTACCACCTGACCAATGCAGGATGGCACACCATCAAAAACTTCAGCCAAGACATTAAG GATTCAAGAGCCTATTTTCATCTGCTTAATCAGATTGCGCCAAAAGGTGACCGGGGTGATGAACGTACCATTACCATTGACCTTTCAGGATTTAAT gAGAAAAACGACCTGAAGCGTGCTGGATTCATGCTTCAAGAAGCAGATAAACTGGGCTGCAAACAGTTTGTTACTCCTGCAGATGTGGTTTCAGGCAATCCTAAACTTAATTTAGCTTTTGTAGCTAATCTGTTTAACACATACCCGTGCCTACACAAGCCTGATAATGACATCGATATGAATTTACTGGAAG gagagagcaaggaagagagaacatTTCGGAACTGGATGAATTCCCTGGGGGTCAACCCATACATTAATCATTTGTACAG TGACCTTGCAGATGCTTTAGTGGTCTTTCAGCTCTATGAAATGATCCGCGTGCCGGTCAACTGGAGCCAGGTCAACAAACCTCCTTATCCTGCTCTTGGAGGGAACATGAAGAAG ATTGAAAACTGTAACTATGCAGTGGAACTTGGGAAGAATAAGGCTAAATTCTCCTTGGTCGGCATTGCTGGGCAGGACCTAAATGAAGGGAATTCAACACTTACTCTGGCATTGGTATGGCAGCTGATGAGAAG GTACACATTGAATGTGTTATCAGATCTTGGAGAGGGTGAAAAAGTAAATgatgaaattattattaaatggGTCAATCAGACTCttaaaagtgcaaaaaaaaatacttctatatCCAACTTCAAG GACAAATCTATTAGCACTAGTTTACCTGTCCTAGACTTAATAGATGCCATTGCACCAAATGCAGTTCGTCAAGAAATGATCAAGAGAGACAACTTATCTGAGGAGGACAAGCTGAACAATGCTAA ATATGCCATTTCAGTTGCTCGAAAGATCGGTGCCCGGATATATGCCTTACCTGATGACCTCGTAGAAGTGAAACCAAAGATGGTTATGACCGTGTTTGCATGCTTAATGGGAAAGGGactgaacagaataaaataa
- the PLS1 gene encoding plastin-1 isoform X1, whose amino-acid sequence MLKNSNYLCLYKDLKVVFSPKMENSTTVISREELEELQEAFNKIDIDNSGYVSDYELQDLFKEASLPLPGYKVREIVEKILAVADSNKDGKISFQEFVSLMQELKSKDISRTFRKTINKREGITAIGGTSSISSEGTQHSYAEEEKVAFVNWINKALEDDPDCKHLLPMNPNDGSLFKSLADGILLCKMINLSEPDTIDERAINKKKLTPFTVSENLNLALNSASAIGCTVVNIGAQDLKEGKPHLVLGLLWQIIKVGLLADIEISRNEALIALLNEGEDLEELMKLSPEELLLRWVNYHLTNAGWHTIKNFSQDIKDSRAYFHLLNQIAPKGDRGDERTITIDLSGFNEKNDLKRAGFMLQEADKLGCKQFVTPADVVSGNPKLNLAFVANLFNTYPCLHKPDNDIDMNLLEGESKEERTFRNWMNSLGVNPYINHLYSDLADALVVFQLYEMIRVPVNWSQVNKPPYPALGGNMKKIENCNYAVELGKNKAKFSLVGIAGQDLNEGNSTLTLALVWQLMRRYTLNVLSDLGEGEKVNDEIIIKWVNQTLKSAKKNTSISNFKDKSISTSLPVLDLIDAIAPNAVRQEMIKRDNLSEEDKLNNAKYAISVARKIGARIYALPDDLVEVKPKMVMTVFACLMGKGLNRIK is encoded by the exons ATATTGACAACAGTGGGTATGTTAGTGACTATGAACTTCAGGACTTGTTTAAGGAAGCAAGCCTTCCTCTGCCTGGATACAAGGTGCGCGAGATTGTGGAGAAAATTCTAGCAGTTGCTGACAGCAACAAAGATGGCAAAATCAGTTTTCAAGAGTTTGTGTCA CTGATGCAAGAGTTAAAAAGCAAAGACATCAGCAGGACATTCCGCAAAACAATTAACAAGAGAGAAGGAATTACTGCTATTGGAGGAACTTCATCCATTTCCAGTGAGGGCACACAGCATTCTTATGCAG aggaagaaaaagtggCTTTTGTTAACTGGATCAACAAAGCCCTGGAGGATGACCCTGACTGTAAGCATCTCCTACCCATGAATCCCAATGATGGCAGCCTTTTCAAATCACTTGCAGATGGCATCCTTCTTTG CAAAATGATCAACTTATCTGAACCAGACACAATTGATGAAAGAGCCATTAATAAGAAAAAGCTCACCCCTTTCACTGTTTCT GAAAACTTAAACCTAGCCCTGAATTCTGCCTCAGCCATCGGTTGTACAGTGGTCAACATTGGTGCACAGGATCTTAAAGAAGGAAAACCTCACTTGGTCTTGGGACTTCTCTGGCAGATCATCAAAGTTGGTCTTTTGGCTGATATTGAGATTTCCAGGAACGAAG ctCTAATTGCATTGCTAAATGAAGGTGAGGATCTAGAAGAGCTGATGAAGCTTTCTCCAGAGGAATTACTGCTGCGATGGGTGAACTACCACCTGACCAATGCAGGATGGCACACCATCAAAAACTTCAGCCAAGACATTAAG GATTCAAGAGCCTATTTTCATCTGCTTAATCAGATTGCGCCAAAAGGTGACCGGGGTGATGAACGTACCATTACCATTGACCTTTCAGGATTTAAT gAGAAAAACGACCTGAAGCGTGCTGGATTCATGCTTCAAGAAGCAGATAAACTGGGCTGCAAACAGTTTGTTACTCCTGCAGATGTGGTTTCAGGCAATCCTAAACTTAATTTAGCTTTTGTAGCTAATCTGTTTAACACATACCCGTGCCTACACAAGCCTGATAATGACATCGATATGAATTTACTGGAAG gagagagcaaggaagagagaacatTTCGGAACTGGATGAATTCCCTGGGGGTCAACCCATACATTAATCATTTGTACAG TGACCTTGCAGATGCTTTAGTGGTCTTTCAGCTCTATGAAATGATCCGCGTGCCGGTCAACTGGAGCCAGGTCAACAAACCTCCTTATCCTGCTCTTGGAGGGAACATGAAGAAG ATTGAAAACTGTAACTATGCAGTGGAACTTGGGAAGAATAAGGCTAAATTCTCCTTGGTCGGCATTGCTGGGCAGGACCTAAATGAAGGGAATTCAACACTTACTCTGGCATTGGTATGGCAGCTGATGAGAAG GTACACATTGAATGTGTTATCAGATCTTGGAGAGGGTGAAAAAGTAAATgatgaaattattattaaatggGTCAATCAGACTCttaaaagtgcaaaaaaaaatacttctatatCCAACTTCAAG GACAAATCTATTAGCACTAGTTTACCTGTCCTAGACTTAATAGATGCCATTGCACCAAATGCAGTTCGTCAAGAAATGATCAAGAGAGACAACTTATCTGAGGAGGACAAGCTGAACAATGCTAA ATATGCCATTTCAGTTGCTCGAAAGATCGGTGCCCGGATATATGCCTTACCTGATGACCTCGTAGAAGTGAAACCAAAGATGGTTATGACCGTGTTTGCATGCTTAATGGGAAAGGGactgaacagaataaaataa